A genomic stretch from Streptomyces venezuelae ATCC 10712 includes:
- a CDS encoding amino acid adenylation domain-containing protein has protein sequence MGIALIHQAVTRQARLAPDAVAVVDGDTRLGYASLDAAAGHWAGLLARAGVGPGTLVPVLLPRSARLYTALLAVLKCGAAYAALDPRWPRERVEEVLRQLDAPVLVTDADEAYGDTPSWRPPALGDEDGTEDGTEDGTEGGTEAGTEDGAEDGFVAYDGPADAPAAVFFTSGTTGTPKGVVSPHAATTRLFAPDGPLAFGPGTVVMQASPSPWDAFSLELWGPLTTGGTCVTAAEDYLLPDTVSRLVADHGVDTAWLTASLFNLLTEIDVDCFDGLRRLYTGGERLSAPHVARFLERHPGIRLLNGYGPVESCVFATVHPIGPEDCDREHGIPIGREVPGTEVHVLDDDGHPCGPDAVGELCVSGAGLAREYLGDPGLTARRFLAAAPDGTRPRTYRTGDRGFRDADGVLHFTGRTDRQVKIRGNRVEPEEIEAHAARLPGIARCAAVPVPGVLGNYDRLALFYTAAGEDPGTPEALRRTLGRELPPYAVPDVVQRVDRLPVTANGKIDRPRLLAGLGT, from the coding sequence GTGGGAATTGCGCTCATTCATCAGGCCGTCACCCGTCAGGCCCGCCTGGCGCCGGACGCGGTCGCGGTGGTGGACGGGGACACCCGCCTCGGGTACGCCTCCCTGGACGCGGCGGCCGGCCACTGGGCCGGGCTCCTCGCCCGCGCCGGGGTGGGGCCCGGCACCCTCGTCCCGGTCCTCCTGCCGCGCTCGGCCCGGCTGTACACGGCGCTGCTCGCGGTGCTCAAGTGCGGGGCCGCGTACGCCGCGTTGGACCCGAGGTGGCCCCGCGAGCGGGTCGAGGAGGTGCTCCGGCAGCTGGACGCGCCGGTGCTCGTGACGGACGCGGACGAGGCGTACGGCGACACCCCGTCGTGGCGGCCGCCGGCCCTCGGGGACGAGGACGGGACCGAGGACGGGACCGAGGACGGGACCGAGGGCGGGACCGAGGCCGGGACCGAGGACGGGGCCGAGGACGGGTTCGTCGCGTACGACGGGCCGGCCGACGCTCCCGCCGCCGTCTTCTTCACCTCCGGCACCACCGGCACCCCCAAGGGCGTGGTGTCCCCGCACGCGGCCACCACCCGGCTCTTCGCACCGGACGGCCCGCTCGCCTTCGGCCCCGGCACCGTCGTGATGCAGGCCTCGCCCTCGCCCTGGGACGCCTTCTCCCTCGAACTGTGGGGCCCGCTCACCACCGGCGGCACCTGTGTCACCGCCGCCGAGGACTACCTGCTCCCGGACACCGTGAGCCGGCTCGTCGCCGACCACGGCGTCGACACCGCCTGGCTGACCGCCTCCCTCTTCAACCTCCTCACCGAGATCGACGTGGACTGCTTCGACGGCCTGCGCCGGCTCTACACCGGCGGTGAGCGGCTGTCCGCCCCGCACGTCGCCCGCTTCCTGGAGCGGCACCCGGGCATCCGGCTGCTCAACGGCTACGGGCCGGTGGAGAGTTGTGTCTTCGCCACCGTCCATCCGATCGGCCCGGAGGACTGCGACCGCGAGCACGGCATCCCCATCGGGCGCGAGGTCCCCGGGACGGAGGTGCACGTCCTCGACGACGACGGACATCCCTGCGGGCCCGACGCCGTCGGTGAACTCTGCGTCAGCGGCGCGGGGTTGGCCCGCGAATACCTCGGCGACCCCGGGCTCACGGCCCGCCGCTTCCTCGCCGCCGCCCCCGACGGGACCCGCCCGCGCACCTACCGGACCGGCGACCGGGGCTTCCGCGACGCGGACGGCGTCCTCCACTTCACCGGGCGCACCGACCGCCAGGTCAAGATCCGTGGCAACCGCGTCGAGCCCGAGGAGATCGAGGCCCACGCCGCCCGGCTGCCCGGCATCGCCCGCTGCGCGGCCGTGCCCGTCCCCGGCGTGCTGGGGAACTACGACCGGCTCGCGCTGTTCTACACGGCGGCCGGGGAGGACCCAGGAACGCCCGAGGCGCTGCGGCGCACGCTGGGCCGCGAACTCCCCCCGTACGCCGTCCCCGACGTCGTCCAGCGGGTGGACCGGCTCCCCGTCACCGCCAACGGCAAGATCGACCGCCCACGGCTGCTCGCGGGGCTGGGCACCTGA
- the metK gene encoding methionine adenosyltransferase: MSRRLFTSESVTEGHPDKIADQISDTILDALLKEDPSSRVAVETLITTGLVHVAGEVTTSAFAPIASLVRDRILDIGYDSSTQGFDGASCGVSVSIGSQSPDIAQGVDHAYEVRTAEEEAGAAGGDEDAIGRQGAGDQGIMFGFACDETPELMPLPIMLAHRMARRLAAVRKDGTLPYLRPDGKTQVTIEYDGNRPVRLDTVVVSAQHSDGLDLDSVLVPDIHECVVEPELASLDIDTRGYRLLVNPTGRFEIGGPMGDAGLTGRKIIIDTYGGMARHGGGAFSGKDPSKVDRSAAYAMRWVAKNVVAAGLARRCEVQVAYAIGKAEPVGLFVETFGTETVPVARIQEAVGEVFDLRPAAIVRDLDLLRPIYAQTAAYGHFGRELPDFTWERTDRAERLRLAAGA, from the coding sequence GTGTCCCGACGTCTGTTCACTTCGGAATCCGTCACCGAAGGACACCCCGACAAGATCGCCGACCAGATCAGCGACACCATCCTCGACGCCCTGCTCAAGGAGGACCCCTCCTCGCGGGTCGCCGTGGAGACGCTGATCACCACGGGCCTGGTCCACGTCGCCGGCGAGGTGACCACCTCCGCGTTCGCCCCGATCGCCTCGCTGGTGCGGGATCGCATCCTCGACATCGGCTACGACAGTTCCACGCAGGGCTTCGACGGCGCCTCCTGCGGGGTGTCCGTGTCCATCGGTTCGCAGTCCCCGGACATCGCCCAGGGCGTCGACCACGCCTACGAGGTGCGGACGGCGGAGGAGGAGGCGGGCGCCGCCGGGGGCGACGAGGACGCGATCGGCCGGCAGGGCGCCGGCGACCAGGGGATCATGTTCGGCTTCGCCTGCGACGAGACCCCCGAACTGATGCCGCTGCCGATCATGCTGGCGCACCGGATGGCCCGGCGGCTGGCCGCCGTGCGCAAGGACGGCACCCTGCCGTACCTGCGGCCCGACGGGAAGACGCAGGTCACCATCGAGTACGACGGCAACCGGCCGGTCCGGCTCGACACCGTCGTGGTCTCCGCGCAGCACTCCGACGGCCTCGACCTCGACTCGGTGCTGGTGCCGGACATCCACGAGTGCGTGGTCGAGCCCGAGCTGGCCTCGCTCGACATCGACACCCGCGGCTACCGGCTGCTCGTGAACCCGACCGGCCGGTTCGAGATCGGCGGTCCGATGGGTGACGCGGGCCTCACCGGGCGGAAGATCATCATCGACACGTACGGCGGGATGGCCCGGCACGGCGGCGGGGCGTTCTCCGGCAAGGACCCGTCGAAGGTGGACCGTTCGGCGGCGTACGCGATGCGCTGGGTCGCGAAGAACGTCGTCGCGGCCGGGCTCGCCCGCCGCTGCGAGGTCCAGGTCGCGTATGCCATCGGCAAGGCCGAACCCGTCGGCCTCTTCGTCGAGACCTTCGGCACCGAGACCGTGCCCGTGGCGCGGATCCAGGAGGCCGTCGGCGAGGTCTTCGACCTCCGTCCGGCCGCCATCGTCAGGGACCTGGACCTGCTCCGCCCGATCTACGCCCAGACGGCGGCGTACGGCCACTTCGGCCGGGAACTGCCCGACTTCACCTGGGAGCGCACGGACCGCGCCGAGCGCCTCCGGCTCGCGGCGGGCGCCTGA
- a CDS encoding response regulator transcription factor, with the protein MFEIGLIHDHPLIEWAVSQALSEAPDMRVHVLSTGYGPAEDPSGSGGPDGPGGTGGPRGSVRELPERLDVLVLDRPPERATPAEAAVTRASCVLLMPSTGHLESSCPGVSGYLSERSGPVALAAAVREAAVRSRGAEREGEAAEEDATLLSVRERQVIRMLTHGLTHDQIARRLGISRHTVDTYVKRMRSKLGLGNKAELVRAAMAYGWD; encoded by the coding sequence TTGTTCGAGATCGGACTGATCCACGACCATCCGCTGATCGAGTGGGCCGTGAGCCAAGCCCTCTCGGAGGCGCCGGACATGCGGGTCCACGTCCTGAGCACGGGGTACGGCCCCGCCGAGGACCCGTCCGGTTCCGGCGGCCCGGACGGACCCGGCGGTACGGGCGGCCCGCGCGGCTCCGTACGCGAGCTGCCGGAGCGGCTGGACGTCCTCGTCCTCGACCGGCCGCCTGAACGGGCGACGCCCGCCGAGGCGGCCGTGACCCGGGCGTCGTGCGTCCTGCTCATGCCCTCGACCGGACACCTGGAGAGCAGCTGTCCGGGCGTCAGCGGCTACCTCTCCGAGCGGTCCGGGCCGGTGGCCCTGGCCGCCGCCGTGCGCGAGGCGGCCGTACGGTCGCGCGGGGCGGAGCGGGAGGGGGAGGCGGCGGAGGAGGACGCGACGCTGCTGTCCGTACGCGAACGGCAGGTGATCCGCATGCTCACCCACGGCCTGACGCACGATCAGATAGCCCGCCGGCTGGGCATCAGCCGCCACACCGTGGACACGTACGTCAAGCGGATGCGCAGCAAGCTCGGCCTCGGCAACAAGGCCGAGCTGGTGCGGGCCGCGATGGCGTACGGCTGGGACTGA
- a CDS encoding Gfo/Idh/MocA family protein: MVAAAVVVNVAIVGFGVAGRQHAEALAGSTEFRVSAVVEADEALTTGPLRRAPSWDAVLADPEVDLVGLCLPPGGRADLALEALRAGKAVLLEAPPALSEQEVDRMVSVAEQAGRPIGVMLQHRLRLPEAVCAADWSDPSLTGTLEVSRFRSPAHFGRTPWRSDPAAALGGAVAHLAVHYLDLACQLLGDPAGLWLAPGREAYRGIDTRATGVIEFGSGATLSFTATSEAAASSERLRVLGPANCLSVDDGTVSARIDDVDDIWPTLPLPLLRRLVYQDMAEAMRTGHRPRHSHLDGARPVTRILQALRA, from the coding sequence GTGGTAGCCGCCGCCGTGGTCGTGAACGTCGCGATCGTCGGCTTCGGCGTGGCGGGGCGCCAGCACGCCGAGGCCCTGGCCGGGTCCACCGAGTTCCGGGTCTCCGCCGTCGTCGAGGCCGACGAGGCCCTGACCACCGGCCCGCTGCGGCGCGCACCCTCCTGGGACGCGGTGCTCGCCGACCCCGAGGTCGACCTGGTGGGCCTCTGCCTGCCGCCCGGCGGCCGGGCCGACCTTGCCCTCGAAGCCCTGCGGGCGGGCAAGGCCGTCCTCCTCGAAGCGCCTCCCGCGCTCTCCGAGCAGGAGGTCGACCGGATGGTCTCGGTCGCGGAGCAGGCGGGCCGGCCCATCGGCGTCATGCTCCAGCACCGCCTCCGGCTGCCGGAGGCGGTGTGCGCGGCCGACTGGTCCGACCCTTCGCTGACCGGGACGCTCGAGGTGTCCCGGTTCAGGTCCCCGGCCCACTTCGGCCGGACGCCGTGGCGGTCGGACCCCGCCGCCGCCCTGGGCGGCGCCGTCGCGCACCTCGCGGTCCACTACCTCGACCTGGCCTGCCAGTTGCTCGGCGACCCCGCCGGGCTGTGGCTCGCCCCCGGCCGGGAGGCGTACCGGGGCATCGACACCCGGGCCACCGGCGTCATCGAGTTCGGCAGCGGGGCCACGCTCTCCTTCACCGCGACCTCGGAGGCGGCCGCCTCCTCCGAGCGGCTGCGGGTCCTCGGCCCCGCCAACTGCCTCTCCGTCGACGACGGCACGGTCAGCGCGCGGATCGACGACGTCGACGACATCTGGCCGACGCTGCCGCTCCCGCTGCTGCGGCGGCTCGTCTACCAGGACATGGCCGAGGCGATGAGGACGGGGCACCGGCCCCGGCACAGCCATCTGGACGGCGCGCGTCCCGTGACCCGGATCCTGCAGGCGCTCCGCGCGTGA
- a CDS encoding VOC family protein, with the protein MDLTIHTTVLPHDDPDASLAFYRDALGFEVRSDVGQGRTRWITVGPVGRPDTSILLAPPGADPGITEAERRTIAEMMAKGTYGWILLATPDLDGVFEKVQAGDVEVVQEPTEQPYGVRDCAFRDPAGNLVRIQQLR; encoded by the coding sequence ATGGACCTCACCATTCACACCACCGTCCTCCCGCACGACGACCCCGACGCCTCCCTGGCCTTCTACCGCGACGCCCTCGGCTTCGAGGTGCGCAGCGACGTCGGCCAGGGCAGGACCCGGTGGATCACCGTCGGCCCCGTCGGCCGGCCCGACACGTCGATCCTGCTCGCACCGCCCGGCGCCGACCCGGGGATCACCGAGGCCGAGCGGCGCACCATCGCCGAGATGATGGCGAAGGGCACGTACGGCTGGATCCTGCTCGCCACCCCCGACCTCGACGGCGTCTTCGAGAAGGTGCAGGCCGGGGACGTCGAGGTGGTGCAGGAGCCGACCGAGCAGCCGTACGGCGTGCGGGACTGCGCCTTCCGCGACCCCGCGGGCAACCTCGTCCGGATCCAGCAGCTCCGCTGA
- a CDS encoding helix-turn-helix transcriptional regulator, with protein MSALTEAQRLSDLARLRRVRDRIDREYAQPLDVEALARGVNMSAGHLSRQFRQAYGEAPYSYLMTRRIERAMALLQRGDLSVTDVCFTVGCSSLGTFSTRFTELVGVPPSVYRRQVADSEAGMPSCVAKQVGRPVRNREAPVAAPA; from the coding sequence ATGAGCGCACTGACCGAGGCGCAGCGCCTGAGCGACCTGGCACGGCTGCGCCGCGTCCGCGACCGCATCGACCGGGAGTACGCGCAGCCGCTCGACGTCGAGGCGCTCGCCCGCGGCGTGAACATGTCGGCGGGCCACCTCAGCCGGCAGTTCCGCCAGGCCTACGGCGAAGCCCCGTACTCCTACCTCATGACCCGGCGCATCGAGCGGGCCATGGCCCTGCTCCAGCGGGGCGACCTCAGCGTCACCGACGTCTGTTTCACCGTCGGCTGCTCCTCGCTCGGCACCTTCAGCACCCGCTTCACCGAGCTCGTCGGCGTCCCTCCCAGCGTCTACCGGCGCCAGGTCGCCGACAGCGAGGCGGGCATGCCGTCGTGCGTCGCGAAGCAGGTCGGCCGACCGGTCAGGAATCGAGAAGCACCGGTGGCCGCCCCCGCCTAG
- a CDS encoding glyoxalase: MTSLAAITLEVADLPAAERFYSASGLGAHVRLRASDAPTTGFRGFSLSLTVDRPADVRHFLDGALDAGATSLKPASKSFWGYGGVVQAPDGTIWKVATSAKKDDGPATGRVDSFVLLLGASDVAETRAFYVGHGLTVAKSFGRKYVEFAAAPDSPVKLALYGRRALAKDVGVPVDGEGSHRIVLGGTGTDAFTDPDGFAWEPAAVPTTP; encoded by the coding sequence ATGACCTCCCTCGCAGCCATCACCCTCGAGGTGGCCGACCTTCCGGCCGCCGAGCGCTTCTACTCCGCCTCCGGGCTCGGCGCCCATGTGCGCCTGCGGGCCTCGGACGCGCCCACGACCGGCTTCCGCGGGTTCTCGCTCTCGCTCACGGTCGACCGGCCGGCCGATGTCCGGCACTTCCTCGACGGAGCCCTGGACGCCGGCGCCACCTCGCTGAAGCCCGCCTCGAAGTCCTTCTGGGGCTACGGCGGCGTCGTCCAGGCCCCGGACGGGACCATCTGGAAGGTCGCGACCTCGGCCAAGAAGGACGACGGCCCGGCGACCGGCCGCGTCGACTCGTTCGTGCTCCTCCTCGGGGCCTCGGACGTCGCCGAGACCAGGGCGTTCTACGTCGGGCACGGTCTCACCGTCGCCAAGAGCTTCGGCCGCAAGTACGTGGAGTTCGCCGCGGCGCCGGACAGCCCGGTGAAGCTCGCCCTGTACGGGCGCCGGGCGCTCGCCAAGGACGTCGGCGTCCCGGTCGACGGCGAGGGGTCCCACCGGATCGTGCTCGGCGGCACCGGCACCGACGCCTTCACCGACCCGGACGGCTTCGCCTGGGAACCCGCGGCCGTGCCCACCACGCCCTGA
- a CDS encoding cold-shock protein — MATGTVKWFNSEKGFGFIEQDGGGPDVFAHYSNIAASGFRELQEGQKVSFDIAQGQKGPTAENIVPA; from the coding sequence ATGGCGACCGGCACCGTGAAGTGGTTCAACTCGGAAAAGGGCTTCGGCTTCATCGAGCAGGACGGCGGCGGCCCCGACGTCTTCGCCCACTACTCGAACATCGCCGCCTCCGGCTTCCGTGAGCTCCAGGAAGGCCAGAAGGTGAGCTTCGACATCGCGCAGGGCCAGAAGGGCCCGACCGCCGAGAACATCGTCCCCGCCTGA
- a CDS encoding SCO5918 family protein, with product MRCVIARFPFELTKAGVIASMKGVKPEPAIGEVVVIGRRQYPVKQVGEVVTRQDRRDFSAGEVVRAMTKLGFTTLTVTAGGPTGESTEEPTGSAF from the coding sequence ATGCGCTGTGTCATCGCCCGCTTCCCCTTCGAGCTCACCAAAGCCGGGGTCATCGCATCGATGAAGGGCGTCAAGCCCGAGCCGGCCATCGGTGAGGTCGTCGTCATCGGGCGCCGCCAGTACCCCGTGAAGCAGGTGGGCGAGGTCGTCACCCGCCAGGACCGGCGGGACTTCAGCGCCGGCGAGGTCGTCCGTGCGATGACCAAGCTGGGCTTCACGACGCTCACCGTGACCGCCGGGGGCCCCACCGGGGAATCCACCGAGGAGCCCACCGGGTCGGCCTTCTGA
- a CDS encoding TetR/AcrR family transcriptional regulator: MARSTLTRDQIVRTAVELLDSDGLEGLNMRSLGQRLNSAATAVYWHVKNKDDLVTLAGDLVWDEIRLPDLDTVDWRTAATAMAGDLYAMFGRHPWLVQAFATHLFHGEGKARHDDHNLAVYEAGGFTGPAADRAAAAVFTYVLGNASSSAATTALTRRIERDGRDAGEVFAATMKEAAEVAGRFPRLRSRIDALTADDYAEGPDDTFAFGLDALLDGMAARLPAAHPATRTADEN; the protein is encoded by the coding sequence ATGGCCCGCTCCACGCTCACCCGCGACCAGATCGTCCGCACCGCCGTCGAACTCCTCGACTCCGACGGCCTCGAAGGCCTCAACATGCGCAGCCTCGGCCAGCGACTGAACTCGGCCGCCACCGCCGTCTACTGGCACGTGAAGAACAAGGACGACCTGGTCACGCTGGCCGGCGACCTCGTCTGGGACGAGATCCGGCTGCCCGACCTCGACACCGTCGACTGGCGCACGGCCGCCACCGCCATGGCCGGCGACCTGTACGCGATGTTCGGCCGCCACCCCTGGCTCGTCCAGGCCTTCGCGACCCACCTCTTCCACGGCGAGGGCAAGGCCCGGCACGACGACCACAACCTCGCGGTGTACGAGGCGGGCGGGTTCACCGGCCCCGCGGCCGACCGGGCCGCCGCCGCCGTCTTCACCTACGTCCTCGGCAACGCCTCCTCCTCCGCCGCCACCACCGCCCTGACCCGCCGGATCGAACGCGACGGCCGGGACGCCGGGGAGGTGTTCGCCGCCACCATGAAGGAGGCCGCCGAGGTCGCCGGGCGCTTCCCCCGGCTGCGGAGCCGCATCGACGCCCTGACCGCCGACGACTACGCCGAAGGCCCCGACGACACCTTCGCGTTCGGCCTCGACGCCCTGCTCGACGGCATGGCGGCCCGACTGCCCGCCGCCCACCCCGCCACCCGCACCGCCGACGAGAACTGA
- a CDS encoding D-2-hydroxyacid dehydrogenase family protein: MKPRCAVLDDYQGAALTSADWSPLADRIDVRVLREHLTDRDALVAAVEDCEILVVMRERTPVDAALLDRLPQLRLLVTSGMRNASVDVAAARARGVTVCGTASSSEPPTELTWALLLGLARHVPAEARALREGGPWQSTVGADLAGRTLGLVGLGKIGGRVARIGLAFGMDVHAWSPHLTEERAAEHGVRLAKDRRELLADSDFVSLHMVLSDRTRGLIGEPELRAMRPHAYLVNTSRAGLVDGAALLRALREGWIAGAGLDVFDTEPLPADDPLRSLPNVLALPHLGYVTKGNYARYFGQAVENIEAYLAGAPVRELT, encoded by the coding sequence ATGAAACCGCGCTGCGCCGTACTCGACGACTACCAGGGCGCCGCCCTCACCTCCGCCGACTGGAGCCCGCTCGCCGACCGGATCGACGTGCGGGTGCTCCGCGAGCACCTCACCGACCGGGACGCGCTCGTCGCCGCCGTCGAGGACTGCGAGATCCTCGTCGTCATGCGGGAACGGACCCCCGTCGACGCCGCGCTCCTCGACCGGCTCCCCCAGCTCCGGCTCCTCGTCACCTCCGGCATGCGCAACGCCTCCGTCGACGTCGCCGCCGCCCGCGCCCGCGGCGTCACCGTCTGCGGCACCGCGAGCAGCTCCGAGCCGCCCACCGAACTCACCTGGGCCCTCCTCCTCGGCCTCGCCCGGCACGTACCCGCCGAGGCCCGCGCCCTGCGGGAAGGCGGGCCCTGGCAGTCGACCGTCGGCGCCGACCTGGCCGGCCGGACCCTCGGCCTCGTCGGACTCGGCAAGATCGGCGGCCGGGTCGCCCGGATCGGGCTCGCCTTCGGCATGGACGTCCACGCGTGGAGCCCCCACCTGACCGAGGAGCGGGCCGCCGAGCACGGCGTACGGCTCGCGAAGGACCGGCGGGAACTCCTCGCCGACAGCGACTTCGTCTCGCTCCACATGGTGCTCTCCGACCGCACCCGGGGCCTGATCGGAGAGCCCGAACTGCGGGCCATGCGCCCGCACGCGTACCTCGTGAACACCTCGCGGGCCGGTCTCGTCGACGGCGCGGCGCTGCTGCGGGCGCTGCGCGAGGGGTGGATCGCGGGGGCGGGCCTCGACGTCTTCGACACCGAGCCGCTCCCGGCGGACGACCCGCTGCGGTCCCTGCCGAACGTCCTCGCGCTCCCGCACCTCGGATACGTGACGAAGGGGAACTACGCGCGCTACTTCGGGCAGGCGGTGGAGAACATCGAGGCCTACCTGGCGGGCGCGCCGGTACGCGAACTGACCTGA
- a CDS encoding GntR family transcriptional regulator: MLFRVDPASAVPLGDQIAACVRGALADGSAAPGERLPAARELADSLGVNVHTVLRGYQRLREEGLIELRRGRGAVIVPGAAAPDRARLVSRLREAAAEARELGLTDEEFVELARTSLG; the protein is encoded by the coding sequence GTGCTCTTCCGTGTCGACCCGGCCTCCGCCGTCCCGCTCGGCGACCAGATCGCCGCCTGTGTCCGGGGCGCCCTCGCCGACGGCTCCGCCGCGCCCGGCGAGCGGCTCCCGGCCGCCCGCGAACTCGCCGACTCCCTCGGCGTCAACGTCCACACCGTCCTCCGCGGCTACCAGCGGCTGCGCGAGGAGGGCCTCATCGAACTCCGCCGGGGCCGGGGCGCCGTCATCGTCCCCGGGGCCGCCGCCCCCGACCGGGCCCGGCTGGTCTCCCGGCTCCGCGAGGCGGCGGCGGAGGCCCGCGAACTCGGCCTGACGGACGAGGAGTTCGTGGAACTGGCCCGTACGAGCCTGGGCTAG
- a CDS encoding S8 family peptidase: MRRRPTTVTLTALVVLTAALATGCGSDDEPDPLRGQQWALDALKLPDAWKTSKGEDTVIAVVDTGVDLDHPDLKGRLVDGYDFVDGDDEPKDLNGHGTHVSGIAAAHTDNGIGVAGGAPGAKIMPVRVLGADGSGTDANITKGIVWAADQGADVINLSLGESGLMARLLKGGILNQAITHANGKGAVVVAAAGNDSTALQPYKLDTPVLVVNAADRNGQPASFTNFGAQNAVSAPGVDILSTLPTYPTKETLKNTSGYGKLSGTSMASPYVSAVAALLHHQGLDPAAIMSTIRGAAANPQQLAKLGLGNVDASAAVKVAPATKS; encoded by the coding sequence ATGCGTCGTCGGCCCACCACCGTCACCCTCACGGCCCTCGTCGTCCTCACCGCCGCCCTCGCCACCGGCTGCGGCAGCGACGACGAGCCCGACCCGCTGCGCGGTCAGCAATGGGCCCTCGACGCACTGAAGCTGCCGGACGCCTGGAAGACCTCCAAGGGCGAGGACACCGTCATCGCGGTCGTCGACACCGGCGTCGACCTCGACCACCCCGACCTGAAGGGCCGGCTCGTCGACGGCTACGACTTCGTCGACGGCGACGACGAGCCCAAGGACCTGAACGGCCACGGCACCCACGTCTCCGGCATCGCCGCCGCCCACACCGACAACGGCATCGGCGTCGCGGGCGGCGCGCCCGGCGCCAAGATCATGCCGGTCCGGGTGCTCGGCGCGGACGGCAGCGGCACCGACGCGAACATCACCAAGGGCATCGTCTGGGCCGCCGACCAGGGCGCCGACGTCATCAACCTCTCCCTCGGCGAGTCCGGCCTGATGGCCCGTCTCCTCAAGGGCGGCATCCTCAACCAGGCCATCACGCACGCCAACGGCAAGGGAGCGGTCGTGGTGGCCGCCGCGGGCAACGACTCCACCGCGCTCCAGCCCTACAAGCTCGACACCCCGGTCCTCGTCGTCAACGCGGCCGACCGGAACGGACAGCCGGCCTCCTTCACCAACTTCGGCGCGCAGAACGCCGTCTCCGCCCCGGGCGTCGACATCCTCTCGACCCTCCCGACGTACCCGACGAAGGAGACCCTGAAGAACACCTCGGGGTACGGGAAGCTGTCCGGGACGTCGATGGCCTCGCCGTACGTCTCCGCCGTGGCCGCGCTCCTGCACCACCAGGGTCTCGACCCGGCCGCGATCATGTCGACGATCCGCGGCGCGGCGGCCAACCCGCAGCAGCTCGCCAAGCTCGGCCTCGGAAACGTCGACGCGTCGGCAGCCGTGAAGGTTGCCCCCGCGACGAAGAGCTGA
- a CDS encoding alpha/beta fold hydrolase — MVEIDTRVLDTAGATLRYDVRPGTGTGERPLLLIGSPMDATGFTTLASHFADRTVVTYDPRGVSRSERTDGATETFPEEHADDLARLIEALGAGPVDVFASSGGAVNALALVARRGDLVHTLVAHEPPTAQVVPDREAALEVCADVHATYLRDGWGPAMAKFLALTARTGEFPANWAEEPAPSPAAFGLPSEDDGTRGDPLLGQNMRGCTSYVPDFPALRAAPTRIVVAAGKESEGTFAARAAVAVAEGVGTPLTVFPSHHGGFLGGEFGQHGAPAEFAEALRAVLDDSAS, encoded by the coding sequence ATGGTCGAGATCGACACCCGCGTCCTGGACACCGCCGGCGCCACCCTGCGCTACGACGTGCGCCCCGGCACCGGGACCGGCGAGCGCCCCCTGCTGCTGATCGGCTCCCCGATGGACGCCACCGGCTTCACCACGCTCGCCTCGCACTTCGCCGACCGGACCGTCGTCACGTACGACCCGCGTGGGGTGTCCCGCAGCGAGCGCACCGACGGCGCGACGGAGACGTTCCCCGAGGAGCACGCCGACGACCTGGCCCGGCTGATCGAGGCGCTCGGCGCAGGACCCGTGGACGTCTTCGCGAGCAGCGGCGGCGCCGTCAACGCCCTCGCGCTGGTCGCCCGGCGCGGCGACCTCGTGCACACCCTGGTCGCGCACGAGCCCCCGACCGCCCAGGTCGTCCCGGACCGCGAGGCGGCCCTGGAGGTCTGCGCCGACGTCCACGCGACCTATCTGCGGGACGGCTGGGGACCCGCGATGGCCAAGTTCCTGGCGCTGACCGCCCGCACGGGGGAGTTCCCGGCGAACTGGGCCGAGGAGCCCGCCCCCTCCCCGGCGGCGTTCGGCCTGCCGTCCGAGGACGACGGCACGCGCGGCGACCCGCTGCTCGGCCAGAACATGCGGGGCTGCACCTCCTACGTCCCCGACTTCCCCGCCCTCCGCGCCGCGCCGACGCGGATCGTCGTCGCGGCCGGCAAGGAGTCCGAGGGCACCTTCGCCGCCCGTGCCGCGGTCGCCGTCGCCGAGGGCGTCGGCACCCCGCTCACCGTCTTCCCGAGCCACCACGGCGGCTTCCTGGGCGGCGAGTTCGGCCAGCACGGGGCTCCGGCGGAATTCGCGGAGGCGCTGCGCGCGGTCCTCGACGACAGCGCGAGCTGA